The nucleotide window AGGATGGCATAGGAAGGCCGGGGCTTGGGCGGATGCAGTGGCTACTCCTAACATCACAGGCCTCTCAGGCGCGGGCCAATTGCCCGCAGACGCTGTGCTTACACTGGTCCTGGGGTGCAGCCAGTAAGCGATGTTGGTGTCCAGCATGACCCAGTCCAGCGGCGTGGAGCTGTACTTGTGTTCTGAATCATCACTTCTCACCGTCAGCATCCGCCACTGCAGACAGCAGAGGCCACCGGGAATCACCGGACAGCCAGATGCCCTTCATGGCAAGGGATCTGCCAGGCGGCGGAGTAAACCGCTGCCCCTTTCATGGGGGCGTCCAACCTCAAGTTCACTCAGGTCACCCGCAGAAGCAGCCCAGGAGGTGCCTCTGCCGGGCTCTAGTTTGTGGAttaagggatgggatggggcggtAAGGGCGCCTTGACACTGGAGACGCTGAGTGCCTAGTGCCGAGTTCCCTGGGGCTGCGCCGTGTCGACCTGACCTGGGAGCAGTGCCACTGCTGCGTGTCTCCTCGCCTCTTGACAGTTACTGCCAGCAAAGCCACACGGCAGGAAGTCCGGGGGGCCGGGGGCTGACGGTGCCAGGCATGACACAGACAGAGGACAGAGGGCAGCAGCCCTCCCTGCCGAGTCAGGTCCCAGTTTGAAGGCTGATGCTGAGCAGACCGCGTGGCCTTCCTGGCGAGGGGCAAGGTCACCCGCCCCTCTGCCCGCCCGTCACCTGCAGCTCGGAGAATCTGGCCATGAAGCTGAGGTTCCTGCTGATGTCCACCTGGGTTGGGGAGTGCAGCTCCAGCTCCCTCTCCTTCTGCTCCTGGCCTGGCAGGCACACGGGGACCAGAGGACGCGAGCAGAACCCGGTCAGGGAGCCGCCCAGGGCAGCCGCCGCTGCTTTCCAAAGAACCCACCAGACACGGTCCGCGGTCCCCCACCCGCCTGGCCATCTTTCCAGTCAAAAGCTCTCCTTGCCCTGCCTTCCGGTGGCACTGCCCCCCTCGCCCACCAGACAGCTCTCACCGCTTCAGCCCTGcgagggagtgggggagggagggagaaggtcCGCAGTGGGGCCTGGAGCCCGCGGGCTGCCCCGCCCCCAGGAGTGCTCACTCCTGCCGTAGCGGTGCTCCTCCACGTTCCACACGGTGCTTTCATGGTAGCCCCAAAACAGCTTCTCCCCGACCACTTCCAGCTGCCGAAAGCCCCAGTCTGGGAGAGGCACTCCACTCAGCTGGCAAAGCAAGATGGTGGGGGGATCGTGATGGAGGGCCTGGGCCCACCCAGCTGGGGGGACCCCACCCCAGGTCACCCACAAGGGCAGCAgctctcctctggggagctcGTGCCAGGGTTCAGTTCTGAGCAGTTACAGAGACCCCGCAACCCCCCACAACCCCCTTCAGTCCGTCCCTCTGGGCAGGACCAGGGAGGCAGTGTCGCTGACCTTGAGGATGGCCGAGGTGTTCACATGCACAAAGCGGACCTCTGACAAGATGGTTTTCCAGACATCCGTGTCTGACTCCCTGTTCACAATGTCCTGTAAAAGCAGGTCTGGGCCATTAGTTCACTCTTTGTCAGATttccttaaatgtaaaaataaagaccagTCACCACGGTGAGACTGTTTGGTCTGATATGAGGGGACAGTCCCCCAAGGGAAGCTGACACGGCTGGTCCCAGACAGTGCCGTCGACTTTATTCCAGAGGTCTGTGCGaggtgctggggggtgggggtggggacaccACCCTCCCCCAGAGCAGATACCGTTTCCAGTGGGGATTTAAGGATGATACTCCTCCCTGAGCTTCTGTGATGCCTACTCCCTGAGACCTCGGGCCAAACATGAAGATAGTGCAGAGGAAGGTCAGAGACTGTCCCCGCAAGACTGTGCCCTGAGCGGGGTCTCCTGGTGATGGGTAATAAAGAACTGACACTGGAAGAGCTTAGCACTGCCGGGTTTAACTTACGGGTGCCTGGCACCACCCCGGGAGGTCCAATGGCTACTGACAAGCCAGCACCCGAGGGGCTGAGCAGGAGCAGGACAAGGAAGCCACACCCTCTGGTTGGCCATCCTCTCTGCCCATCATGGAGCTTCAGGTCCTTGAaacaggggcaggtggggctgaaaagggctgaggcacagagaaggggtCAGCGATGGGCCTCACCAGAGAGGGGAGCAGGCAGGACCTTCAGGACAATCCTGGGGACAAGGAGCTGGGGTGACAACCACATCAGAGCAGCCtcgggggaggggcagaggcagaTGCACGGCGCACCCGTGTGCAGCGCCCAGCACCCGGGCCCCGCTGTGCACAAACACAGAGGCGGCCTTCAGGGCCCCTGGCGTTGCATCACAGCATTGAGAACTCATTGAGGGGCTGGTGGTACGAGGCAGCGGCCATGGAGGCTGAAGGGGAGCACACCTCTCCCAAAAGTAAGCCCAGTGCGATCACGGCCCTGCTGCTGCGTTTTGCACTCATGACCCTGACTTCAGACGGTCCAGCAGCCCAGCCTCGGAACTTCCCTCCTGCGGCGTGGCCCAGGACGAAGTGTGCCACCCAGAAGAGCCGATGGTTCACCCGCAGGAGGGCCCGGGGCCCAGGGGGACAGTGCCAGAAATTGCTCCTCCATGGCCCTGCCTGTCCCCAGGGAAGGGTTGATTAAAGAGACTCCCGGGGTGCCCAGGCAGCTGGTCTGAGCCGAGCTGTGGGAGGGGCCTCCTCCCCACAGCCCTTTGAGACCCACCCACTACCCTGCAGCTCCTTCCTGGACACAGGAAAACCCCCTGGCTCCCCTTCTCTGTAGAACAGGGGGTCACTTGTTCCACTTGCGGTTCGGAAAGAGCCGTGATGCCCGTGCTCAAGAAGGCCAGGAACTCACCAGCCGCCAGAGGTTCTGGGGGGGCATGGAGATGTTGTAGTCAACGTAGCAGGAAACCTCCTGCGCGTGGGGGCTCAGGGGGGCTGCAACGTCGTGCCTGGAAAACCAAACAGCGCTGCTGGGGGCGCCCCAAGCTCTCCTGAAAGGCACTCACTGttctttaaggagaaaaaaaccaCTTTTTTTCAGGAAACAAAGCCAGCTCAACCTTCAAGCACCTTGGCTGCCATTCCCCAGGGCGCTAAATCCCTCATGGAGGGCAGAGGCCCTGCAGCGACCATGCCTCCAGGGATGCATGTGATGGGGAAGCAGGGGTACGTCCATCTAAACCACGGGCTTACCATCCCCTTTGCAGAGGATAAACTGAGCCGGGCGCACAGCCTGACCACTGGGGGCTCCCTGACGCCAGGTCGTGGAAATGGCTAGGGCACCAAGAATACTGTTGCAAAACAAGCGCCCAGGGACATCAGTTCCCCTTGTTCACTTTCAGGGAAACCATGCCTGATCGGACTTTGCACGGGACCACATTGGGGGAGGACCCACAGTGAGCAGTAAGGAAGAGGCCCTCATGACACTGGAAAAGTCAAATATGACTGCAGGCCCTGTGAGCACCACAAACAACACTGACCCCGGTGGGCACAGTGCACAAGAAACGCTTTTGGTGCAGGGACATTTCAGCTGACCCCTGAATACAGTGACTACAtgggggctttcctggcggctcagtggtaaagaatctgcatgccaacgcaggagacacgggctctatccctgctccaggaagatcccacatgctgcagggcaactgagcccaagctctagagctTAGAGACTGCAACTACGGAGCCCATGCGGCACCACTGCggaagcctgagctctagagccagtgctccGGAACAAGAGAAGCAAccgaaatgagaagcccaagcaccacaactagagagtagcctgcaggcaacaatgaagacccagtgcagccaaaaatataaatgaataaaattattctttaaaaaagtgaaagataaagaacattacagcatactaacacatatatatggaatttagaaagatggtaacgataaccctatatgcaaaacagaaaaagagacacagaaatacagaacagacttttgaactctgtgggagaaggtgagggtgggatgtttcaaaagaacagcatgtatactatctatggtgaaacagatcaccagcccaggtgggatgcatgagacaagtgcttgggcctggtgcactgggaagacccagaggaatcgggtggagagggagatgggaggggggatcgggattgggaataagtgtaaatctatggctgattcatatcaatgtatgacaaaacccactgaaatgttgtgaagtaattagcctccaactaataaaaaaatttaaaaaaaaaaaaaaagtgaaagagtggGCCATAGTGGGGATGGCAGTGGGGTCTGAGctgaagaacattccaggcagacagAGTGAGCAAAGGCCCCAGGGAGGCTGCACGGGGTCATTTTGGGACAGCAGGGGGCTAGGGTGACTGGCATGAAGTCTACCAAGGAGTTCGTGGGCTGGGTCCCAGGGGGGCCGGCAGCCAGGGGAGAGTGGGGAGTTATTCTGAGTGTGACAGTCATGCTGGATATCCCTGGAGGCTCTTGGCAGAGACGTGAGGTTGGTCAAGCGTGAGTTTTCAGACGGAAAACTGCCTCTGTTTTGCAGAGGGTGCCTGCCGTCTGCAGAGGGCGGGCGATTCCCAGCGGGACtgggagtgagggcaggagggactGGAGCCCCGTGgatttccgacccagggatggcaGAAGGGGGAGAGGACAAGGTGGACATGGCGTGGAGAGCCCAGGTGTCCAAGGGGGGAGGGCAGGGTCCCTAAGGCCACGTGGTTGACCCAAGAGGCCAGGTGGAAGGACAGCAGAGGTGGCCCAGAGGTCAGGTGCTCTGCCCCCCAACTCATGGCCTTCTTGAATTCGCTTCTCCTTTCAGCACGTGCCCCTGTCTGCCAGGGCACCCCACACATCACTCTGGATGGGACTCTCCTTTCCAGCCCATGCGCCATCACTGaggtctcccctccccaccctcgaCACCTACTGCAGACCGGGACCCGAGGCGGTGATGCAGGCATGCCTGCTCTGAGCAGCGGCAGGGACTCACGTGTTGAGGAGACGGGTGGTCATGCCATGCACCAGCTGCACGACATCGCCGTGCCGCACAGGCCTCGGGGGGTTGTTCACCACCAGCTGATGCCTGGAAGACAGCGTGGCCAGGCTCGTGGGTTCCTCGCTCAGGCTCTGTGGAGTCTCACAGCCACCCTGTCAGCCTGTTCCTCGTACAAGGTGAACGTACACGTTTTATTTAACTCTTTTCTGAAACTTCGGGTCACTTCCCACGCTTCCTGGCATGACACCCTTTGCCATCATCACATTGACTACAGCTGtgctgtacttcaatttaaatctgaatttgtcaataaggagttcatgatctgagccacggtcagctcctggtcttgtttttgctgactgtatagagcttctctatcttcggctgcaaagaatataatcaatctgatttcagtgttggccatctggtgatgtccatgtgaacagtcttctcttgtgttgttggaagagggtgtttgctatgagtgtgttcttttggcctaactctattagcctttaccctgctttattctgtactccaaggccaaatttgcctgttactacaggtgtttcttgacttcctacttttgcattccagtcccctaaaatgaaaaggacatctttttggggtgttagttctaaaaggtcttgtaggtcttcatagaactgttcaacttcagcttcttcagcattagcagttggggcatagacttggattaccatgatattgaatggtttccttggaaacgaaaagagatcattctgtcatttttgagactgcttctaagtactgcatttcagactcttttgttgaccatgatggctactccatttcttctaagggattcttgcccacagtagtagatataatggtcatctgagttaaattcacccattccagtccattttagttcactgattcctaaaatgtcaatattcactcttgccatctcctgtttgaccactttgaatttgccttgattcatggacctaacattccaggttcctactcaatattgctctttacagcattggaccttgcttccatcaccagtcacaaccacaactgggtgttgtttttgctttggctccatctcttcattctttctggagttatttctccactatctccagtagcatattgggcacctacagacctggggagttcatctttcagtgtcctatctttttgccttttcatactgttcatggggttctcaaggcaaaaatactgaagtggtttgccattctcttctccaatggaccatattttgtcagaactctccaccatgacccatccatcttgggtggccctacatggcatggctcagatcatgaactccttattgccaaattcagacttaaattgaagaaagtggggaaaaccactagatcattcaggtatgacctaaatcaaatcccttatgattatacagtggaagtgagaaatagatttaagggactagatctgatagacagagtgcctgatgaactatggacagaggttcatgacattatacaggagacagtgatcaagaccatccccaagaaaaagaaatacaaaaaggcaaaatggctatctgaggaggccttacaaatagttgtgaaaagaacagaagtgaaaagcaaaggagaaaaggaaagatatacccatttgaatgcagagttccaaagaatagcaaggagagataagaaagccttcctcagtgatcaatgcaaagaaatagagaaaaacaatacaatgggaaagactagagatctcttcaagaaaattagagataccaagggaacgtttcatgcaaagatgggctcaataaaggatagaaatggtatggacctaacagaagcagacgatattaagaagaggtggcaagaatacacagaactacacaaaaatgatcttcatgacccaaataatcacgatggtgtgatcattcacctagagccagacatcctggaatgggaagtcaagtgggccttaagaagcatcactacaatcaaagctagtggaggtgatggaatttcagttgagccatttcaaataataaaagatgatgctatgagtgtgctgcactcaatatgccagcaaatctggaaaactcagcagtggccacgggactggaaaaggtcagttttcatcccaatcccaaagaaaggcaatgccaaagaatgctcaaactactgcacaattgcactcatctcacacgctagtaaagtaatgctcaaaattctccaagccaggcttcaacaatatgtgaaccatgaactttcagatgttcaagctggttttagaaaaggcagaggaaccagagatcaaattgccaacatccattggatcactgaaaaagcaagagttccagaaaaacatctacttctgcgttattgactacgccaaagcctttgactgtatggatcacaacaaactgtggaaaattctgaacaaTATGGgaatgaataccagaccacctgacctgcctcttgagaaacctgtatgcaggtcaggaagcaacagttagaacaggacatgaaacaacagactggttccaaataggaaaaggagtacgtcaaggctgtatattgtcaccctgcttatttaacttatatgcagagctcatcatgaggaatgctgggctggatgaagcacaagctggaatcaagactgccaggagaaatatcaatattacctcagatatgcagatgacaccaaccttaatggcagaaagtgaagaagaactaaagagcctcttgatgaaagtgagagaggagagtgaaaaagttggctcaaagttcaacattcagaaaactaagatcatggcatccggtcccattacttcatggcaaatagatggggaaacagtggaaacagtggcagatttttcttttttgggttcccaaatcactgcagatggtgactacatgaaattaaaagacgcttactccttggaagaaaagaaaagttatgaccaaactaggcagcatattaaaaagccattactttgccaacaaaggtctgtctagtcaaggctatggtttttccaatagtcatgtatggatgtgagagttggactataaagaaagctgagggccaaaaaattgatgctttcaaattgtggtgctggagaagactcttgagagtcccttgtatgggagatccaaccagtccatcctaaaggagatcagtcctgggtattcattggaagtactgatgttgaagctgaaactccaatcctttggccacctgatgtgaagagctgactcatttgaaaacaccctgatgctgggaaagattgagggcaggaggagaaggggacgacagaggatgagatgattggatggcatcagtgactcaatggacatgaatttgagtaaactccaggagttggtgatggacagggaggcttggcgtgctgcagtccatggggtcgcaaagtgtcggacatgactgagcgactgaatttaACTGTACTGCACTTGCTAGGAACGCTGCTGTGTCCCTGACCATGGGCTTCTTGGCACAGAGCTGGTCCCGAAGCTACGAGGAGGCCAGGGACTGAGGCCAGGCTGTCCCCCGACCTGTACTCACCTCCCGGGGTCCTTGACAATCCACCAGTTGTTGACGTCCTTGAAGGGGTAGCAGGTCACCTGCTGCTGGTGGGAGCTGCCACGGCCGTTCTCATATCTGCAAGAAGAGGGTGCACCTGCGGGTGGGGAGTCAGGGGCCCACAACCTCCCCCCAAGGTCCCTACACATGCCACCCAGCGAGGTGTCAGATATGTTTCCATCCCAGAGGGGCTGGTCCCTCCAGCGATGGTATATAACGAGACTCAATGACACCAGGTTCTGAgagctctatttctttttttttttaaaggtttatcttatttatttattatttgtttggctgttctgggtcctAGCTGTAGCTTGAGGGATCTTCCAtctaagttgcagcatgtggggtccagttccctgaccagggattgaacccaggccccctgcattaggagtgtggagtctcagccactggaccaccagagaaatccccgcTCCATTTCTTTCAATCTCAGAAGCTCTTGGtaacaacaaaaatgtgaaaaacaaacaaacaaacaaacatgttaTAACCTCTGGATTGAAAACATGGCTTTCCTTACTTACATCATAGGGTAGGTGCTCTGGTGAGAGTGAAGCCAGCAGGGCACGGGTTGGCCGAAGACGTTCTTCAGGGTGACCTGGGAACCGAAGGCCACCTCCAGAGGCTGGCCTTGCGTGACCCTTGCCAGCCCACCCTGAGCCAGGAGCACAGGGGTGgccagtgagggagagagagagcacagATGTGACACCCGAGCCAGCCCCCTGACAGCCCCTCCCATCTGGGCCACAGTCACACCATCAGCTATGGTCACGTGTGACATAATCCTGGCACGTTACACATTACCAGCGACTGGAGGTGGCCACTGGGGAGGCGCTCACCTCACCCTCCCCTGCTTgtccttattttattttggggccatgccatgtggcatgcgagatcttagttccccgaccaaggattgaacccaggccttggcTGTtaaagtgcagaatcctaaccactggacctccagggaactccGCGCACTCGTCCTCATTTACTTCTTACCTGTAGCCCGTGATAACAATTACATCTGACTAACTCAAGACATGGGTGAGTTAAGAAATCTGTCCGAATACTCAGAGAATTTGCCATCAGCAGAGCCGGCCCTTAAGAGCAGGTCTGCCGACTTCAGGCTCTACATTCCTGACACCTCATTTGaagcctgtttttatttttgcaaagtgAGTTGCATGAACACCAGAAATATGTCTGTCCCGTGCAGCCTGGCACCTGCCCGCAGGTCACACTGTGGAAAGCGGACCCCTTGTCCCCTCCCACGCCACTAGCACGTTCAGAATTAGTGTAGAGAGAGTGAAGACATGCCTCACTTCCACAATTTGGTTTTTCCTCTGATGCTCACTTGGGGTGGTTTACGTTAAGAAAACCCTGAGTCTAGTGTGGCCTTCTTTCTAGGACGGCACTTTTACCTCCAAGCTGGCCTGGAAGGCACTGGACATGATCTGGTCGTGGGGCCCGGAGCGGTAGAGCAGCAGCAGGTGGATGTAGAAGAACAGCAGGTACACAAGGACCGGGAGCACCACCAGGGCCACCACTCGGGCGAGCAGGTGGCAGAGCACACGGACCTGCCAGAGGATGGAGGGGACATCACCCGACCCGGGGGAAGGTGGGCCCCGGCCAGTCGTCCTTTCAGGGTTCTCATCTTGCTCCCCGCCCCCGAACAGCCAGCCCCACCTCACCCCCGACCCCACCATATCTCTGCCCTGCCCTcagctccatccccaccccagctctgcctcctgcGCCCCCAGGATCAGCCTAACTCCGACCCCAGACTTACACCCTTGATCcccaccagccctgcccccaggccagccccaccccaccccttggcATCAGCACCTACGTTTGACAGCGTCTGGTCTCCTATCAGGTGCCAGGCGTGGACAGCGGCAACCCCAAGCACCAGCAAGTATGTGAACACACCCACGTACTTGATGCTAAAGACACAGGGTGAAGAGGAAGTCAAGACGAGACACACGTGGGGGGCGTGGCTGCCGCCCCAGACCCAGTGCACCAGACTCACCCAACTGCACAGGAGCAGGCCATGCCCGTCAGCACCAACCAAAACCACCATCTCGGGGAGAAGGGCCTGGAGCAAAGCACAGAAGCAGAGCTGAGGCCTCGGAACGTTTCCCCTGAAGGTCAGAGAAGGCACGGCCGCAGAGATCTCAGCTGGCTGTGCCAAGCTCCGGGTACAAGGGAAAGATTTCTCATCTCCCCGAAGAGCAGTCCTCCTGATACAACTTCTCCTTTGGGTCAGAAGATGTTTCCACTTGGTTTACATCATAGAGAGATGAGAATTATTCATGAAGTCAGGAGCCAAGAGCCAGTGGAGGTGCCTGGGGCAGCTGTCCCCTGTGGAAAGGTATCAGACCTGCTCAGGTGGACAAGCCCCTGGACTCCTCTGCCTCATTCTCCATACCTGTCTTTCTGGGAGTTGGAGAACTTCAGGTAAGACAGCACAGCCAACAGATTGAAAAATATCAGCACTGATTCCAAAAGCATTAACCTTGACTGAGTGATGAGGGCGTTCTCTGTTGGGAAAAGGACACGGGCATCAGGTGTCAGGGAACAAGGGTGACTGTCCACAAAAGATGGTCCTTGCCAGACGTCCCAGAGTGTGCAGGTGGGCAGTGGGCGCTCGACCTGGCTGGAAATTACTGGCCCTTCCTGAACCTtcgttttcctcatctgtaggagAAATACCACCTCTGCAGGGTGCCTGGACATTCTAACACTCTGTGGGCATGGGCCCCAGTTAGGGTTGtcactcaacagacatgaatttggtTTATTTTCATCTGACTTAACTTCATTTGTTCACAGACGTGGGCTGAGAGAGTCCCCTCTGAGGTATATCCACTCATTCCTGAATCTCTGTCTCCACTGGTCAAGGTGGGTAGGGGGGCAGGGGAGGTTCTCATTCAAGGACAGACTGGGTTACCAGGGGCTAtggtcagggggtggggggcacgtaCATAGGAGCATCATTTGGGCAACCCCGCTACATGTTGGCTGCCCCTCCACAATGTCACAGTCTGAACTATGTCCTATGCACAACCCCCGGCCTGAGAGTGGGGTGACTCCCAGAGTCTGATCTGGACAGCCTAGACGTGCTTCCTTCTGTCCTGAGAGTAGCAGACATGGGAGGGGGCACGTCCACTAAACCTCGAGCCCTCCTGGGCCACAGAGACGCAGACAGAGGTCAGCGCTGGGGTCGACCTGGCCCCCCCGGAGCAGGCAGACACCTGGGCCTCACCGATCAGCATCAGCAGAGCGGCCCCCGTGGCGGCACAGTGAGAGAAGCCGAGCTCCCACACGATCTCATAGGCCATGGGCACCGACAGGGCCCCCGAGAGGGCCGGCAGCAGGCGCAGGGACCACACAGGCACGTTGCTGCTGTATTCTGGAAGAGCAAGCACAGCGTGGCTGAGCGCACAGGGCACACAGCCCCCCTCCCTACACCTTAGCGTCTCCTCACACGGAGCCTCCTCACACgtgcccatggaccacagcacaagTCTGCAAGGATGGGTCTCATCAGGGACCAAGTGTGCAGGCCACAGGTTCACGTGGTCGAGGGCCGGTTCTCAGTAAGTATGCGATGATGCTGAGGACTCGGAAATGAGTTAACGCTTATTTACAGATTTACCCAATCTGTTTCCAAAAGCACTGCGGCAACACACGTTTATGTACAAAAGGTACTTGCCACATACAGTGGCATGTACAGATGCCATGTACAGTGTGTTATGTGTACCAAAGACCAAGGAAAATATACTTACTACAAGTAAGCACTAAGGAATTTACTGGACTTTTTGAAATTCTTTCTCTTGTACCCAAACTATTTATCATACCCTGGATTCAGATGAATAAACCGTAGTTGTTAATCTCTAGGATAGTTACCTCCTCTCAATTCTAATACGTGCACATTAGTAAGGGAGAGGACAATGATATTTTACCTGCTCCAATTCTGTTCCACAGAAAGTTACCATCAAATCCTCCTAAATAACCTAAAACAAAAGATGAATCAATAACTATCCTGTTCAGTAAATACTTCTGAAGCACCAAACTGCAGCAGGCATCAGGAGaacaatgataaagaaaaaataagacccatggagcaactaagcccatgtgtctgtgtgcagcaaatactgaagcctgtgcagcGTACAGCCTGCAACAAGAAGCctcggcaatgagaagcctgtgtgccaccaaTGAAGACTAGCCCCGTCTCGGCACAATTAGAGAAAACcggtgcaaagcaatgaagacccagggcagtcccagatagataaataaataaataaaataagacactGCTTCTGCTGTCATGAACTTCCATGTTTAAGTGCTAAAGAGCCACTTCTTTTACTAAGGAATCCTACCTCCCAAGGCCAAAAGC belongs to Cervus elaphus chromosome 11, mCerEla1.1, whole genome shotgun sequence and includes:
- the POMT1 gene encoding protein O-mannosyl-transferase 1 isoform X1, which translates into the protein MLGFLQHPVVVTAEVNLNMVALTAVGLLSRLWQLAYPRAVVFDEVYYGQYISFYMKRIFFLDGSGPPFGHMLLALGGYLGGFDGNFLWNRIGAEYSSNVPVWSLRLLPALSGALSVPMAYEIVWELGFSHCAATGAALLMLIENALITQSRLMLLESVLIFFNLLAVLSYLKFSNSQKDRPFSPRWWFWLVLTGMACSCAVGIKYVGVFTYLLVLGVAAVHAWHLIGDQTLSNVRVLCHLLARVVALVVLPVLVYLLFFYIHLLLLYRSGPHDQIMSSAFQASLEGGLARVTQGQPLEVAFGSQVTLKNVFGQPVPCWLHSHQSTYPMIYENGRGSSHQQQVTCYPFKDVNNWWIVKDPGRHQLVVNNPPRPVRHGDVVQLVHGMTTRLLNTHDVAAPLSPHAQEVSCYVDYNISMPPQNLWRLDIVNRESDTDVWKTILSEVRFVHVNTSAILKLSGVPLPDWGFRQLEVVGEKLFWGYHESTVWNVEEHRYGRSQEQKERELELHSPTQVDISRNLSFMARFSELQWRMLTVRSDDSEHKYSSTPLDWVMLDTNIAYWLHPRTSAQIHLLGNIVIWASASLATLVYALLFVWYLLRRRRRVCDLPEDRWLRWVLAGALCAGGWAVNYLPFFLMEKTLFLYHYLPALTFQILLLPVVLEHVGDHLCRSQLQRSLFTALVVAWFTSACHVSNMLRPLTYGDRSLSPSELKALRWKDSWDILIRKY
- the POMT1 gene encoding protein O-mannosyl-transferase 1 isoform X2; the protein is MAYEIVWELGFSHCAATGAALLMLIENALITQSRLMLLESVLIFFNLLAVLSYLKFSNSQKDRPFSPRWWFWLVLTGMACSCAVGIKYVGVFTYLLVLGVAAVHAWHLIGDQTLSNVRVLCHLLARVVALVVLPVLVYLLFFYIHLLLLYRSGPHDQIMSSAFQASLEGGLARVTQGQPLEVAFGSQVTLKNVFGQPVPCWLHSHQSTYPMIYENGRGSSHQQQVTCYPFKDVNNWWIVKDPGRHQLVVNNPPRPVRHGDVVQLVHGMTTRLLNTHDVAAPLSPHAQEVSCYVDYNISMPPQNLWRLDIVNRESDTDVWKTILSEVRFVHVNTSAILKLSGVPLPDWGFRQLEVVGEKLFWGYHESTVWNVEEHRYGRSQEQKERELELHSPTQVDISRNLSFMARFSELQWRMLTVRSDDSEHKYSSTPLDWVMLDTNIAYWLHPRTSAQIHLLGNIVIWASASLATLVYALLFVWYLLRRRRRVCDLPEDRWLRWVLAGALCAGGWAVNYLPFFLMEKTLFLYHYLPALTFQILLLPVVLEHVGDHLCRSQLQRSLFTALVVAWFTSACHVSNMLRPLTYGDRSLSPSELKALRWKDSWDILIRKY